A genomic region of Streptomyces sp. NBC_00247 contains the following coding sequences:
- a CDS encoding class E sortase encodes MATRTEYEARADEPAPTPATEPDRRHPVAAAVSVFGELLITAGLVLGLFVAYSLWWTNVVADHEADKQSHAVRDGWTADGGPGELNTEGGIGFLHVPAMKNGEVLVKKGTETSVLNDGVAGYYTDPLPAALPSDEPGNFTLAAHRDGHGAKFHNIDKLHDGDAIVFETKDTWYVYKVFKTLPETTKYNVDVLQQVPKEAGVTKPGHYITLTTCTPVYTSKYRYVVWGELERTEKVDSDRTPPAELR; translated from the coding sequence GTGGCGACGAGGACCGAGTACGAGGCGCGGGCCGACGAACCCGCGCCCACTCCCGCGACGGAGCCGGACAGGCGTCATCCGGTCGCGGCGGCCGTCAGCGTCTTCGGTGAACTCCTCATCACCGCGGGCCTGGTGCTCGGCCTCTTCGTGGCGTACTCCCTGTGGTGGACCAACGTGGTGGCCGACCACGAGGCCGACAAGCAGAGCCACGCCGTCCGCGACGGCTGGACGGCGGACGGCGGACCGGGCGAGCTGAACACCGAGGGAGGCATCGGCTTCCTGCACGTGCCTGCCATGAAGAACGGCGAGGTGCTGGTCAAGAAGGGCACCGAGACCTCGGTGCTCAACGACGGTGTCGCCGGCTACTACACCGATCCCCTCCCGGCCGCGCTCCCCTCGGACGAGCCGGGGAACTTCACGCTCGCCGCGCACCGGGACGGTCACGGCGCGAAGTTCCACAACATCGACAAGCTGCACGACGGTGACGCGATCGTCTTCGAGACCAAGGACACCTGGTACGTCTACAAGGTCTTCAAGACGCTCCCGGAGACCACGAAGTACAACGTGGACGTGCTCCAGCAGGTGCCGAAGGAGGCCGGAGTGACCAAGCCCGGCCACTACATCACCCTGACGACCTGCACGCCCGTCTACACCTCGAAGTACCGCTACGTCGTCTGGGGCGAGCTGGAGCGCACGGAGAAGGTCGACAGCGACCGCACGCCCCCGGCCGAGCTGCGCTGA
- a CDS encoding class E sortase yields the protein MTSLRPEHDAGQEYPPGRGRDGSFEDAVGRLADPLNDPLPGGYAPPRARHAGDGPVESAPGGPSAERPPAGGRVVEGVVVESSLRGRTGRSQPPQRPARPHRRENPQQAAYGPQEGLGPSGEPGEWYDPEGYRRDWYGQERQPAASGPTTSGAGSGPSGPTTSGSGTGAATASGGTPAPGVPTAGAAPGTRHPSTPSSSGAFPDEAATTVLPAPDGPEDDPGQLPPHDETVVLRTVGPARADGAPEGVPAAGGRAERRRAAKAGGRRRAPQQPGPSRGSGAGAGPGGTEAARPMSRVEARRAARAAKDSPAVVVSRVVGELFISLGVLMLLFVAYQLWWTNVRADRIAGQETHKIQDQWAAGERDPGTFAPGQGFAIIHIPKLDVVAPVAEGTSKEKVLDRGMVGHYGEGALKTAMPSDPQGNFALAGHRNTHGEPFRYVNKLKPGDKVVVETQDAYYTYEMTKTLAQTSPSNVSVIDPVPAGSGFTAPGRYITLTTCTPEFTSTYRLIVWGKMVDERPRSKGKPDALLD from the coding sequence GTGACCTCCCTCCGTCCCGAGCACGACGCCGGGCAGGAGTACCCGCCCGGACGTGGGAGGGACGGTTCGTTCGAGGACGCGGTGGGCCGGCTGGCGGACCCGTTGAACGACCCGTTGCCGGGCGGCTACGCCCCGCCCCGGGCCCGCCACGCCGGGGACGGGCCGGTGGAGAGCGCACCGGGCGGGCCGTCGGCCGAGCGTCCGCCCGCGGGGGGACGCGTGGTCGAGGGCGTGGTGGTGGAGAGCTCCCTGCGAGGCCGTACGGGGCGATCACAGCCGCCGCAGCGGCCCGCCCGGCCCCATCGGCGTGAGAACCCCCAACAGGCCGCGTACGGGCCGCAGGAGGGCCTCGGGCCGTCCGGTGAACCCGGCGAGTGGTACGACCCCGAGGGTTACCGCCGCGACTGGTACGGGCAGGAGCGGCAGCCGGCCGCTTCCGGCCCCACCACGTCGGGCGCCGGGTCCGGTCCATCCGGCCCCACCACGTCCGGCTCCGGCACGGGAGCCGCGACCGCTTCGGGTGGCACGCCCGCTCCGGGCGTCCCGACCGCCGGAGCGGCACCCGGCACGCGGCACCCCTCCACCCCGTCGTCCTCCGGCGCGTTTCCGGACGAGGCGGCGACCACCGTCCTGCCCGCGCCGGACGGGCCCGAGGACGACCCCGGCCAGCTCCCGCCGCACGACGAGACCGTCGTCCTGCGGACGGTGGGCCCCGCCCGTGCGGACGGGGCTCCGGAGGGCGTACCGGCGGCGGGCGGTCGGGCGGAGCGGCGCAGGGCGGCCAAGGCGGGCGGGCGCCGCAGGGCGCCGCAGCAGCCGGGCCCCTCCCGGGGGAGCGGTGCGGGTGCGGGACCGGGGGGTACCGAGGCCGCCCGCCCGATGTCGCGGGTGGAGGCCCGCAGGGCGGCCCGCGCGGCCAAGGACAGTCCGGCCGTGGTCGTCAGCCGGGTCGTCGGTGAACTCTTCATATCGCTCGGTGTGCTGATGCTGCTGTTCGTCGCCTACCAGCTCTGGTGGACCAACGTCCGGGCCGACCGGATCGCGGGGCAGGAGACCCACAAGATCCAGGACCAGTGGGCGGCGGGCGAGCGGGATCCCGGGACCTTCGCACCGGGCCAGGGCTTCGCGATCATCCACATCCCGAAACTCGACGTGGTCGCGCCCGTCGCGGAGGGCACCAGCAAGGAGAAGGTGCTCGACCGGGGCATGGTCGGCCACTACGGCGAGGGTGCGCTGAAGACCGCGATGCCCTCGGACCCCCAGGGCAACTTCGCGCTGGCCGGCCACCGCAACACCCATGGTGAGCCGTTCCGTTACGTCAACAAGCTGAAGCCGGGCGACAAGGTCGTGGTCGAGACCCAGGACGCCTACTACACGTACGAGATGACGAAGACCCTCGCGCAGACCTCGCCGTCCAACGTGTCGGTGATCGACCCGGTGCCCGCGGGGTCCGGTTTCACGGCGCCCGGCCGGTACATCACCCTGACGACGTGTACGCCGGAGTTCACCAGTACCTACCGTCTGATCGTCTGGGGCAAGATGGTCGACGAGCGGCCTCGGAGCAAGGGCAAGCCCGACGCCCTCCTGGACTGA
- a CDS encoding aminodeoxychorismate/anthranilate synthase component II — translation MSARILVVDNYDSFVFNLVQYLYQLGAECEVVRNDEVTTAHAQDGFDGVLLSPGPGAPEQAGVCIDMVRHCASTGVPVFGVCLGMQAMTVAYGGVVDRAPELLHGKTSPVIHDGQGVFAGLPSPFTATRYHSLAAEPSAFPAELEVTARTADGIVMGLRHRDLPVEGVQFHPESVLTEHGHLMLANWLVRCGDAGAVDRSAGLTPVVGKAVA, via the coding sequence GTGAGCGCACGCATTCTGGTCGTGGACAACTACGACAGCTTCGTCTTCAACCTCGTGCAGTACCTCTACCAGCTCGGCGCGGAGTGCGAGGTGGTCCGCAACGACGAGGTCACCACCGCCCACGCCCAGGACGGTTTCGACGGGGTCCTGCTCTCGCCCGGCCCCGGCGCTCCCGAACAGGCCGGTGTCTGCATCGACATGGTGCGCCACTGCGCGTCGACGGGCGTTCCCGTCTTCGGCGTCTGCCTCGGCATGCAGGCGATGACGGTGGCGTACGGCGGGGTCGTCGACCGGGCGCCCGAACTGCTGCACGGCAAGACCTCGCCGGTGATCCACGACGGGCAGGGCGTCTTCGCGGGGCTGCCGTCCCCCTTCACCGCCACCCGCTACCACTCGCTGGCCGCCGAACCCTCCGCGTTCCCCGCCGAGCTTGAGGTCACCGCGCGTACGGCCGACGGCATCGTCATGGGGCTGCGCCACCGCGATCTGCCGGTCGAGGGAGTGCAGTTCCACCCCGAGTCGGTGCTCACCGAGCACGGTCATCTGATGCTGGCCAACTGGCTCGTCCGGTGCGGCGACGCGGGCGCGGTCGACAGGTCGGCGGGGCTCACGCCGGTGGTGGGCAAGGCCGTCGCGTGA
- a CDS encoding DUF881 domain-containing protein: MSNLADSPEGAARRTSKWPVRVLTAAVFALAGLIFVTSANTAKGTNIRSDSSLLKLSDLIGERSDKNGSLTDSNAAVRAQIDALAQRDDGSTEAQDTRREALEKSAGTTAIAGKSVSVTLDDAPPDATANPGYPEPQPNDLVIHQQDLQAVVNALWDGGAQGIQVMDQRLISTSAVRCVGNTLILQGRVYSPPYKVTAVGDPDKLRAALDASTALQNYQLYVKAYGLGWKLDEDDGATLPAYSGPIDLHYAQPAG, from the coding sequence TTGAGCAATCTCGCGGACTCTCCCGAAGGGGCGGCCCGGCGCACCTCGAAGTGGCCGGTCCGGGTGCTCACCGCTGCCGTCTTCGCGCTCGCCGGTCTCATTTTCGTGACCAGTGCCAATACGGCCAAGGGCACCAACATCCGCAGCGACTCCTCCCTGCTCAAGCTCTCCGACCTCATCGGTGAGCGGAGCGACAAGAACGGGTCGCTGACCGACTCGAACGCGGCCGTGCGCGCGCAGATCGACGCGCTCGCTCAGCGCGACGACGGCAGCACCGAGGCCCAGGACACCCGGCGCGAGGCGCTGGAGAAATCGGCCGGGACCACGGCGATCGCCGGGAAGTCGGTCAGCGTGACGCTCGACGACGCCCCGCCCGACGCCACCGCGAACCCCGGCTACCCGGAGCCCCAGCCCAACGACCTGGTGATCCACCAGCAGGACCTGCAGGCCGTGGTCAACGCGCTCTGGGACGGTGGCGCACAGGGCATCCAGGTCATGGACCAGCGGCTCATCTCCACCAGCGCCGTCCGCTGCGTGGGCAACACCCTGATCCTCCAGGGCCGCGTCTACTCGCCTCCGTACAAGGTCACCGCCGTGGGTGATCCCGACAAGCTCCGTGCGGCGCTCGACGCCTCCACCGCCCTGCAGAACTACCAGCTGTACGTGAAGGCGTACGGGCTCGGCTGGAAGCTCGACGAGGACGACGGCGCGACCCTGCCGGCGTACTCGGGCCCGATCGACCTCCACTACGCGCAGCCCGCCGGATAG
- the crgA gene encoding cell division protein CrgA, translated as MPKSRIRKKAGFTPIAANQATTIKLGNRGWIAPVMLGLFLIGLAWIVLFYVTDGSLPIEALHNWNIVVGFGLIGGGFAVSTQWK; from the coding sequence GTGCCGAAGTCACGTATCCGCAAGAAGGCCGGTTTCACGCCGATCGCGGCGAACCAGGCGACCACCATCAAGCTGGGCAATCGCGGCTGGATCGCTCCGGTGATGCTGGGGCTCTTCCTCATCGGGCTGGCCTGGATCGTCCTGTTCTACGTGACCGACGGCTCGCTCCCCATCGAGGCGCTCCACAACTGGAACATCGTGGTCGGCTTCGGACTCATCGGCGGCGGCTTCGCCGTCTCCACACAGTGGAAGTAG
- a CDS encoding rhomboid family intramembrane serine protease, whose translation MDQQPPADRDPSEEGGATRFCYRHPDRGTGIRCARCERPICTECMISASVGFHCPECVRTGAGAGHHPAAARPRTLTGGAVASDPRLVTKILLAINVAVFAAVWLTGRSWLLQDLLLVGRAWDSQPFPGSLTGVAEGQWYRLITSVFLHEELLHIAFNMLGLWWLGGPLEAALGRLRFLALYLLSGLAGSAVTYWMSAQNQGSLGASGAVFGLLGATVVLMRRMNYDLRPALVILALNVLFSLRPGVAWQAHLGGLVAGTLIAVALVHAPRARRNLVQFGACALVLAVSVLIVLARTAALT comes from the coding sequence ATGGACCAGCAGCCGCCGGCAGACCGCGACCCGTCCGAAGAGGGCGGGGCGACGCGGTTCTGCTACCGCCATCCGGACCGCGGTACCGGAATCCGCTGCGCCCGGTGCGAGCGTCCGATCTGCACCGAGTGCATGATCAGCGCCTCCGTGGGTTTCCACTGCCCGGAATGCGTCCGGACCGGGGCGGGTGCGGGCCACCATCCGGCTGCCGCGCGGCCCCGTACGCTCACCGGCGGCGCGGTGGCGTCCGATCCCCGGCTGGTCACGAAGATCCTGCTCGCGATCAATGTGGCCGTCTTCGCCGCGGTGTGGCTGACCGGCAGGTCGTGGCTGCTCCAGGACCTGCTGCTGGTGGGGCGCGCCTGGGATTCCCAGCCCTTCCCCGGCAGCCTGACGGGGGTCGCCGAGGGGCAGTGGTACCGCCTGATCACCTCGGTCTTCCTCCACGAAGAGCTGCTGCACATCGCCTTCAACATGCTCGGGCTGTGGTGGCTGGGCGGGCCTCTGGAAGCCGCGCTCGGGCGGCTCCGCTTCCTCGCGCTGTATCTGCTGTCGGGGCTGGCGGGCAGCGCGGTCACCTACTGGATGAGCGCCCAGAACCAGGGTTCCCTGGGAGCCTCCGGGGCCGTCTTCGGCCTTCTGGGCGCCACCGTCGTGCTCATGCGGAGGATGAACTACGACCTGCGGCCGGCCTTGGTCATCCTCGCGTTGAACGTGCTCTTCAGCCTGCGGCCCGGTGTCGCGTGGCAGGCCCATCTCGGTGGCCTGGTCGCCGGAACGCTCATCGCCGTCGCCTTGGTGCACGCGCCTCGCGCGCGGCGGAACCTGGTGCAGTTCGGGGCCTGTGCCCTGGTGCTGGCGGTGTCGGTCCTGATCGTTCTTGCTCGAACTGCGGCGCTCACCTGA
- a CDS encoding peptidylprolyl isomerase encodes MAEQLYATLRTSQGDIEIRLLPNHAPRTVRNFVDLATGAREWTHPATGARSAGRLYDGTVFHRVLENFMIQGGDPLGNGTGGPGYEFPDEFHPDLAFTRPYLLAMANAGPGTNGSQFFVTVSTTAWLTGKHTIFGEVPGAAGRKVVDAIASLPANPRTNRPIQDVVLESILIEHR; translated from the coding sequence GTGGCCGAGCAGCTGTACGCCACCCTGAGGACGAGCCAGGGCGACATCGAGATCCGGCTTCTGCCGAACCACGCCCCCAGGACGGTCCGGAACTTCGTCGACCTCGCCACCGGTGCCCGGGAGTGGACTCACCCGGCGACGGGCGCCCGGTCCGCCGGCCGGCTCTACGACGGGACGGTCTTCCACCGGGTGCTGGAGAACTTCATGATCCAGGGAGGCGATCCGCTGGGAAACGGCACCGGGGGGCCGGGGTACGAGTTCCCGGACGAGTTCCATCCCGATCTCGCGTTCACCCGGCCCTACCTGCTCGCCATGGCCAATGCCGGACCGGGGACGAACGGTTCGCAGTTCTTCGTGACCGTCTCCACCACGGCGTGGCTGACGGGCAAGCACACGATCTTCGGTGAGGTCCCCGGCGCGGCGGGCCGCAAGGTCGTGGACGCGATCGCGTCGCTTCCGGCGAACCCGCGGACCAACCGGCCGATTCAGGACGTCGTGCTGGAATCGATCCTGATCGAGCACCGGTGA
- a CDS encoding DUF5324 family protein yields the protein MTRIDSVRAATDSAKESAQHAAEVVAPYADTAKIQAAHYANEARVRLAPKVSAAAQQARVQYVAHVAPRIDQALAHVPPKVDDVARGAAVRTRKVAKNAAGYTVPRFEYAVAAATPVAEEAQVRSAAALAALRGQVTAKDINRLARKNARRAKTGRFVKGFLVLSLVAGGACAAWRWWDRQANPDWLVEPSEPTAVRDGQSPLTSVDGTDLDPEVRAKQAEAEAGDPNGKNRDDRP from the coding sequence GTGACCCGCATCGACAGCGTGCGCGCCGCAACCGACTCGGCGAAGGAAAGCGCGCAGCACGCCGCGGAAGTGGTGGCGCCTTACGCCGACACAGCCAAGATCCAGGCCGCTCACTACGCCAACGAGGCACGTGTGCGCCTCGCACCCAAGGTGTCGGCTGCGGCGCAGCAGGCCCGCGTGCAGTACGTCGCGCATGTCGCGCCGCGCATCGACCAGGCTCTCGCCCACGTACCCCCGAAGGTCGACGACGTTGCGCGGGGCGCCGCCGTACGGACCCGCAAGGTGGCCAAGAACGCGGCCGGCTACACGGTGCCCCGCTTCGAGTACGCGGTGGCCGCGGCCACCCCGGTCGCCGAGGAGGCCCAGGTACGCAGCGCCGCGGCTCTGGCCGCGCTGCGCGGTCAGGTGACCGCCAAGGACATCAACCGGCTCGCGAGGAAGAACGCGCGTCGGGCGAAGACCGGCCGGTTCGTCAAGGGATTCCTCGTCCTCTCGCTGGTCGCCGGTGGCGCCTGCGCCGCTTGGCGCTGGTGGGACCGGCAGGCCAACCCCGACTGGCTGGTGGAGCCGTCGGAGCCCACCGCGGTCCGTGACGGCCAGTCGCCCCTGACCTCGGTCGACGGCACCGACCTGGACCCCGAGGTCAGGGCGAAGCAGGCGGAAGCCGAAGCAGGCGACCCGAACGGGAAGAACCGCGACGACCGCCCCTGA